TtactgcacagacacacaatcccctctttttttaaaaccttcaaTTTGTCTCTCTATATCTCTCTTCTTAACATCTAAGAGCAAATCACAGTTTAAGACCAAAGAGAAGGgaggaacaaaaagaaaattgtcAATTTTGCTTCAGAGTGGGTATTTGGCCAGACGCATTGATGTTCTTATGAGTCATCGTAACTTCATCTCAAGTTTAGGTTTTGTAATAGGTTCGGTATTAGTGAACGTGtgaggacaaaaaaacacatcatgttTTCTTGGCTGCGTGTGCTCGAAACAAATAGAGGCGTTAGAAACTGTCTCAGTAAATACGTCGCAGCTTTGTAGTGAAGCATTGCATTGCTTCAGGCCGAAGAAATGACTTCATACATCACACAGGCAGAGTATATGGAGATGTATAGCTCGTGTGAAGCAGAAGTCAGCCCTCAGCCCTGCCTGACACATGAGCTCTCCTCAGGGCTCGGGCTTGACCGGCTTTGTTTCTCTCCACCTTCACCCGTCATAAACACCGGGACAGGCAGCTCTAAGAAAAGCTGTGTGAGGAATATCAAGGAATCAGCTCCACCCCCTAGGTTGTGTGGAAATGTCACAGCTCTCCGCATCAGAGGTGATATATTTGGAAAGTGTAGGCAGCTCGCTCATGCATCTGTGTATTGAAAAATAACTCCACGCAGGCAGGCTGTTGCATGGAATAAACTCCTCCACTCGCAGCAGAAATCAGAGTGATAAAGCCAGCGATTTGgggtttgatttatttttttaaaagggcacAGTAAGCGACAGCATGGTTGCTGTGACAACTACCCTGATTGACAGTACTCACGTCTGTGAATGCAGGCAGCAGCTGGAAGGGGAGGAGGGGCTTGAGGTCGGCGGAGGGTTGGGTTCTGCCCAACGCGGGGCGGAGCAGCGGTGGCAGAGCGCTGTGACACACACTGCCTAGGGAGGAGACAGGTGGAGAGATAAACACATGGAGGAATAACTCAGCAGAGAGGAGGTGATTCATTTTAGAAATAATACCATGATGATGAGCAGAAAACACCAGAGAGAACTAGAGGAGGACATTAGATTGTGTGCTCTCAGCTTCTCTGTTTATGTAGTCTGTTTGAGATTATTTCCCTCATCTTTTTCCTCCCTTATTTTCGCTGTAACTTTGCTATgctttaatagtttttttccattgttagttttagttgttagGCCGAAAGCTGCCGCTGCAATCCTGGACATCTAAGAAGGTtcctacatttgaaatgtggcTATGGGAGAAAAGGAATGTATTATACCTGAGAAAATTAGTCACCTATAGGAAATCTTTTTTGAAAACATGGCAACCTTTCATTTTTCTAATGACTTAAAGTTAATGCCATCTGTCAATGAGCCACTGTCTACTGTATGTGCTGTTCAGTATGTTATGGGTCAAATCCCCCTGTCAGGTCATTCCTTCTGTAAAACCAGctattgtgtttatgtatcaATTCccttataatgaaaacaattaaaaagattAACACAAACCTATTTGAGTGCAATGTTATTTGCAGATTAGAATTTTAAATACAAAGCATATTTAAGAATAGGCTACTCTATTCTACATTCTGAGCTTTCTTTTAATATATTATCTGCAGGCTGTCAGGTCACACTGGGTGCACTGAAGGCTAATCTACAGCCTCagctaaaaacaaatacaacacattACTTTTTAACGCACACACTTGCAACCGCACACACttgcaaccacacacacacacacacacaaatatgcacacacatatttCTGGTTCAATGAGGCCATTACTTAAAGTGCTGTGTGACAAGCGTCTTGTTTGTGTTGCTCCGTCTTGATTATGGCCGCTTGTTTTCTGGGTTTGCGCTTGATTACAGTTTGATTCGGGACCAGCCCGCATGTGTAATCATCATAATCAAAATCACAACACACCCATCCGCTCCGCCATTAGCCTGATTGCCTTTAACAAGCTTAAATCGTGTGTGTGCGCACGTCTCGTTGAAGTCTCGACATGAGTATTTGCAATCGCATGAGCGCGGGGACGTGTTTTCAGTGGGGGGCTTGCGCGCGAAAGATAACCCTACATGCACGCGCGTATTACAGTAATGTTTATAATAAACAACTTTTCGCGGAAGTAAAATTACAGCAGATATGATCAAAAGGATCGAGGATATTTAAAcctgtgggggaaaaaactgcaaagccgatatttatttttttagaaactatagctgtgtttcctgtgtgtcgTCAGGATCAGCAGCTGTCACTACTGTCTCTGTGCAGATGTTTCTATTTCCTACCTCCAATTCCACagtgtgttgctgttgctgtgtGCTAAGGGACCGCGGGCTCTATATAGCGGCGCAGATTGCAATCAGGTGCGCTCTTTCTGAGGCGTGCCAAGCGCACTTTCGGTATGGCCAGGCTCACCTGCGGCACTTGTAGCACAGCTGGATACTGAGCGAGATCAAAAGAATATCCTAACATAGTTTATATATGTCGGTGTTAGTGGCGGTGATAATAATGGCTATGGTGACAGTACTTTCATCCACTTTATATGCAGGCTCTCCTCGTGTTAAACTGAATACACTTTTTCTGGACATGCTGACGATCTTCATGTTTTGCATAACAGTGCGCCACTTATGTGTCATCACAACGATCAATGCAATGCTCCATCCTCACAGTGTTATTTATACAttgaaattataataacaagtttggtgtgtttttttgcatgttgaTGTTTATCTGAAATTATTTTTCCCGACTGTTTACCATGATTATGTaactaaaaactcaaaatctaGAAACGTATTTGTTACCTCGTTAATGTGCATGTATCCCTAATGTTCGTGTATACAGTAGGATTTTAGAAATACCACTTGTGTCTATTGGAACAGTCTAAAATGATCCGCGGGCCGCGCACCGTGAGAATAGTCACACTTGGCACCAAGATTACAGTGCGCAGCTTTACTGGCATCGCCACACCCTCTACCACACCTCTCCTGCCAACAGAAacagtttaaaatatttttattactattctgttatcaacatttatttaaaaacataactAATATCTCACTCTTTCAtttgtccagcagggggctctGCAGCCCCCACCTCCCCGCGCTAATGTGCTAATGAGATAAATTACTTTACGAGATCAATAAACACATGGACCATGTGACACACCTGAAATGTTTAGACACGTCTTTAAGTAGCCGCAAAACGCAAACCATCATCGTTAAATATCATTTCAAAAACTTGCATGTAATAAAGCAATAATATTGTTTTACAATCCTACAAGAGCTAGAGCACAAGcatgcatatatttatatatagtaattcacatgaattgtgtttttttctgagcTTTTCTGCAACTATGTTATTTCTCATTGTTCTCTATGCTGTATCATTTTTCACAGTGATTACTAAAGATACAACTGCAATTAAAATGCTCTGAACTAAAACGGATGAATAacataatgttgttgttttttattctaagTGATGTCTTGAATAAGCTGCACTAACACTGTCTCTGTTCCACTGTGCAGGTGACTGACTTCGCAAAGCTCACATCAATCTCAACGTAGCAACAAGTGACTCCGCTGCGTTATTatcaacacacaaaacaactctTTAGAGAGGAAAAAGCATCGTTTACGTACCAAAATACATGGCGGCACCAAGTGAAATCCGTTTGTTCAGAGTGAGATAAAAGTATCTTTCATCTCCAGCCAGGCAGAGATGAAGCTTCGCGTCTTCTCCTCCACAGTCTGTCtcccctctctatctctctcctgCGGCGCCGATGCTGCTCCTTCCCATCTGGattccctcctcctcctaactacccgccccctcctcctcttcctcctcctactccttcTCATCTCTTCACGATTCGTGTACAAGTCTGCTCCTGTATCTAAATCtcccagaaatgtgttttttaaacagaagGAAATGGCCTTGATGAGTGTACAGTACCACCCTGGTTTAGTAAAACCCTCAAAGCCAACACACGCAGAGCAAGGATCTGTGTGTATAACTCAATATAACACTAAGAAACAGAAAGAGGGCATGTATTTCATTAACAAAGTTTCATGCAATATCCAAATCAAACGTGCATGCTTGAAAGAATGAGGGGAAATCCCTCCCCTGCAGGTCACAGGGTGATTGCTGTCTGCAGGCTTCCCTCCGGGGCTGCTGTCACTGGAAGCAGCCCTGTGTTCCTCTTCTGTAAATGGTTTCCCATCCTCACTTTCCTCCCGGGCCCCTGGTATTTTTAGATGCATCCCGGAGCTATCACTGCATAGAGAGGAAACTCCACACGACACATAACAGCGAGTCCAGCTAAAATCATCACAGGCTGCCATGCTTTTACACAGACGTATATGCgtgcactcactcactcactcactgcaGGGGAATCTGGCATGttcatgtgtgtatttttatgttgcacacacatacatccgTGCAGAGTTTAGATGTACTGTATCCTTTGGCAGTGACCCTGCTTCAACTTTCCTGTCCTTAAGCCCAGGCATGAAAGTGCACAACAACATGTGTTTTCCCACAATCTACAACTCCAGGGAGATTTAGCTCTGGAAGACCGTCAATTCAGCAACTGTTGCCctgaaaatgcacacacacacactcacacacacatctgtgtgCTCTTGAGCTTAAACTAAGAAGCATTTGAATTAGGGATGCGCATAAAAAGGGAACATATTTCAGTGACACTTTCTACGAAGACCACATCTACTGTGCTTTATGAggggcattcatagtgaattataaggctataccccaaaaagaaacaaaatcacaactTATAAAACATTATACATGTGACTTATGATTAAAGTGTCTTATGTACGCTGTTGAATAGTTATACATTGATGTGGCTTACAATACGTCATGAATACATATATTCCCAgatacacacatttaaaataaaatgtagtgAGGACTCATAACATGCTATAATAATCCATGCAGGATATATTGATGCACATAATGCATGCTTCATCATAACCATTTGTATATGGTTGGATTCAAGGTAAGAAGacaacaaaatacatttccaaGCCTTATTTTCACTCAAGTTAATAACTAGCTGAGAGCATCCATAAGACACTTGAACTTTAATAAGtcacatcatcatcaaaaaGCATGATAATTCAGTATAGAAAGAGTTACACATATTTCTGATTAGAAAGTGCAGCCCTGACCACAAGGACTTACACAACAAAATCATAACGTGAAATGAATATAAAGCCCCAGTCAGGGTCATTCAATGAAATTATTCAGCGGAACAAAATTATATGTGAAGTGCATACGAATACCAGTGGTATCTTCACGCTCCTGGCTCAGCCATGTCATCTGGACTGCACCTTCATGCAAGAGCCACATGGAACAAAAGCTAAGcaggagagaaacacacacatggaaaTATCGACTCATAAACTCAATTTAACGCCCCTTTTGTCACTTACTTTATTGCCAGACGTTTTGTGTTCCTCTGAGAAAGAGCAGAGCACATTTTAGGGGCTGGGTGGTACTATTGCCTATTTTCCCCCTCCTTTGGAAGGAGCAGCTGAAAAGTTTCTCTCCGAATCACACATTTGGGAGCTCAGGGTTTCATATTCTAGTTTTAGCCAGGTGTCTGCGGGTAAGACTGTCGGACCAGCTGTCAGAAATTTCTGGTTGAGTGGATTTGTGGTCAGTGCTGCTTCATGAAACTAAACAAGTCAAGAGTTATGACTGTGGCTGAAACACTTTATACTCTAATGTGACTTAAAAAATTGCCATCCACTGACTAGCACACGATCTGTGTCGTGCTCTCCATATGCCATCACTTAAATGTTCACTCAGTGGAAAGCTCACCTGTCACACTGGAGCTAATTTGTTAATGACAATGCTATTTTGCACCGTTTCTGGTCTCAGATTTCAGTACTCAAATAATAGTTCACTGCATCACTTTACACCTGCAGGCGTTTAGCATCGCACACTCGCAGACAAACACTGAGGCTGTCATGGCAACTGAGGTATGTAATATTATGTTAAGTGAACCAATGCTGAGGCTCTTGACTCTGTTTGTCACTGGCAACCTGGTTAATTGTACGCCGGGAAGGAATCTTGTGACCCGAGCTGGGCCTTGAAAACGGACGGCCAAGCACAGCAGACTCTGTTGTGAAATTAGAGGCTTTTAAAGAAGTTAATTGACTGGAGTGTATGGCGAGGTGATGCAGCTGAAGATGAGGGCacccaaatacacacacacacacacagttatgaaaactgtttttaatctcataacAAGCTGCGCTGAGACTAAAGTCTACGAGGAGGAGTGATAAACACACTCTTAACATTTTCTCTGCAATCACCTCCAGGCAACTACCCAGcgctctgctctctctccactGCGTATTTTGGGGAGTAGAGAGTCTAAACACGCAGCCACCCATCAGCTCACCTCTCCCATTGATTGGTCGCCATAACAACATCACCATGGTAATCGGCGTGCATTGACTttgattctattctattctatttatttatgtgatgatgtcatctaaAAGGTAATCTAAAATGATTGCTGACATGCACTGACAGATGCAGGATGGAGGAATATCAGCTGTCACCAGCTCTTTTTTTGgactttggttttgtttttgtgtttgtgtacacaCATCAGTCGtgaacgcacacacatacacaattaTATACACCCACACGTGGCACATCACCCAATATGACACAATGGAAACAAATCTTAAATTTGGCTGTCAGTGACAGGGGTATGTTCCAGAGctcagtattttaacataatcttattatataatgatataatatatcatTTCTGTCCACTGAATACCCTCTATCTCCAAATTTGGTTAGGATTACGGGTTGAGAAAATATTTCTTCAGCCTAAGATATATAAACTACTTAAAAACCGATTAGCAGAAATACAAATGCATAGTCACAGCTGCaaacaatgttatttttcttaGTTCCTTAAAAGTTCTGAAGACATATTTGTCACAAGACAATGATATGCATAAATGTCACTTAATGCacctttttgtgtgtatttcggGAAAATTATGCAGCTGAGAGACTTTTAAAAGATAcagaaacagataaataaaagacaagacAGTATGATTGTTTTGTGAGATCTTGTGTGTATTTGAAAGGAAGTTCATGGGGTTTAATGGCAGTCTCTGCTAATCTCTAAACAAACAAACCGAGATGCaggaagaagaaataaacagCAGGAAAACAGCCCTGTACAGCCTGACACCAAGTGGGAAAAGTCAGGAGTCTGTGTAATCAGGTATCAGAGAGGAGAAGACATGGGTGGATTAGGAGACAGTGGGctcctgggcacagacatgccaAACACCCCACAGCTTTCTACATACAGTACAAGTAAGATACACAGACTTTACTGTTGTTTAGACTCTGTTTTGTAGTcgttttctgtcactttgttaatgttttggtctttttgtagatgtttttttatgttttaccaGAGGTAGTTGTTTTAATTCTCTTTGtattaattttgtctctttgtttgcACTTTGaatgtctttgttttctctttgagtctttgtatttttttgcatctctgtggttgttttgtgtctcttggtagttgttttaaatctctctttattcattttgtgtctctttgtagtcactttgaatctctttgttttgattatgtgtctctttgtggttgtttattttgtctctttgtagtcatttctttctgtctttttgtggttgttttgcctaTTTACAGAGTTGTTGTGAggctctttgtgtctctttgcagctgtttgcaTCTCCTTGAAGTGGTTTAAGATATCTTTTAGTTATTTAATGTTCCTCTTTGTGAATGGTACGTGTCTCtttaagtgacattttgtaggtgaaggccGGGGGAGCAATGACACTTTGGACCCTCCGCTTGTGCCTGCTAGGCCTGTTCGGTAATCTATCCAcagggaaagaaaaacaaaacagcaacagaagGGTTTTTAGAAAAGATCCATGTACcatgggggtcaaaggtcatattAACACAAAGGTCACAATAATACCCATACAGATGTGACTATACAACTGTAAATTCTCAGAAGACAAGATTCCCCACAAAGGGCTGGAGGGAGCGGTCTCGTAAATAGGAGATAAACAGCACAGTGTTGGGGTCAGAGGTGCAATACCACTCATCACTTTAGCATATATGCGTCCTGGTttcaaacacactttttttacaGGCTACACATGTCAAGTAGCATGTGGGTAATAGCCACCACATGTATGTGCTAAATCCAAGTCTTTCCGACCACGGCAAGAGCTTTAAGGAGAGGTCAAAATGCGGTCCACATACAGATCGAGGAGGAATTTGCAAGACTCTGTAAAGTGCGGAAGGAAAATTTAACTATCCTAACTATCctaaaaaagaacaaagaagagcttgtaattttgatttcatgatttttacaAACATAAGCCTTACCTCTAGGCTCAGGACAGAAGGAGATTTACTGATATCATGACCAGGCTTTCAACCTGTGCAGCCTGCTCAGCCTGCGTGGATTATTACACCAGATGCTTTTACTCAGCCCATAAAATACCCTCATTCACAggaaataattaaacatttactGCCCGGTGCAGAGCCTTCCCTATCATATTTTCAGAAGAGAAACTTAATAAAAGcatttgtggtcatttcactGTAGCAAAATGATCTCCGACAGAGAAGTCTTGCTTGGGGACaccgtgcgtgcgtgcgcgccTGTGTGCCTGCGTGcacgtgcgcacacacacacacacagctcctcaTGCACATCTGTGAGCCAGAGATAGAGCACTATCTGTCCAGAATGTCATTAACTACCACTGCTGTAGATTTATATTCTCTCAGTCGTGCCATATGAGCCCATCCAATTACAGCCATAGTCTGGAGATCatctgcatacacacacacacagacacacacacagacacacagacacacaaacacacacacaaacacacaaacacacaaacacacacacacacacacacacacaaccgtAAAATCTTTGAGTGAATTTACTATTTGTGGAAAaagtgtgaattaattccctTCTTCATAGCCACGCTGATTAGCTTGTGAAGAGGGCATCAGAGGTTGCTACCATGGCGACAACACTGCAGCGCCACACGAGCTTAATATCGTGATCATTAATGGAATGAACAGTGGGATTAGATGATGGTATGAGTCGTACTGGAGTTAATAAGGAAACGAACAAGCCAACAAATGCCTTGCAAAACCAAGTGCTGATGTTTTAATTCAACATGCAACATCAGCACTGCCATCTacaggcagaggagaggagcaACACCTTCAACTATTAGAACAGTTTCCAGTTGATTTTGAGTGTGAACCTTAACATCTTCATGTTAAGGTTGTCTAGTAGCATCCAATAACAGGATGTGAGACATTTAATCAaagagtgatttttttcatctgaataatttctgatatttaaaaaatgttctaattaaaaataatatttttctatcgtattattattattaacattatattattattattttatcattattattatatttaccaAACATACTGTAATGTTCTCTCATTGTCCCATACATTACCTACTGTGTGGAGGAATGGggaaacatgcaaaataaatactaatCCAATTTTCATGCAGAGAATTGTGATTCATTTAGATTGTTGTAAAAAACCAGCCAATGCACTATTTATTGACTTACAAGATAAAATGTAGTGACCGAGCTGATTTTAAAACAGCACACATAATGTATAAAGCACCATTTGCTTCCACACAGAGAGCCACggtgatataaatataaagaataGTAAAAAGGGATTAAGATTTTGTAGGTAGCCTTTGCAAATCaagaaaaaatcttttaaaataaGGTTTTCACAAATATAAAATTGAGGTATGATTATTACTGTGTATGAATCTTTaagaaatatgttttgtatGAACTAAACCTGTTAGAGAAAGGCTTTCCTATTAAAATTATGCTTTGTTAAAAGGGCAAACATCCcagtaatatactgttatataaaCAATAGTATAATAAAGACATTCTGCATCATGAGAACTGATGTCTTCCCTCTATTTACACTATAATTTGCTTATAAAACCTCagggacttttacttgcaacaAAGTtgtttaacatttataacataaataaagGTTCTGAGTCCTTCTTCCACCGCTGTCTTTATCTCACATCAGCCCTCTCTCCAATTCCCTCATCTACTTTAGATAATGCGCCTAATGCAGATAATAAATTCAAGTCATTGTGTGGTAATTACATGCAGAcagaataacataaataatttattccaAGTGAATCCCAGTGCATTCCTTCATAAAAGCATAACAAATTTACAATGCCTTTCAAAACATGGAGAAGAGAAATTGCACAGGAATGTGTACTCATAAGCACCCTATAGCcaccaaaaaaatatagagtATTTAAAATATAGATTTTCTCAATATTTGCATATCTTTCTTTTTGTTCGATACTCCACAGCCTTAATGTTTAAGAGCTTTGTTCACTGACTGCTCAAGTGTCAAGCAGGTACCTCGCTCTTCATATTGCTGGCGAATCATTCTTAAGCTTCAAAATGAGCAGAACAGCAGCAGTCTGTTAGGAGCTATTGCAGCAGTTTCTGTGGCCCTGTGCCTCGCTGGTGGGGCCGAGGTGGCTGGACAAAGTTACAGCACTGATGGAGCCGCGGGTCACCTCTCTGCTGGCCACCTTCTTATGGATCGCTGGAAACAAAGATGCCAGGTTTGCATCAATAAGCCAAAGGAAGAGGAAGTATTGGTGACACATTGACTGAACTGAACGTACCTGTGAGAACTTCATTAAAAGCCTGTTCGACATTCGTGGAGTCCAAAGCTGAAGTCTCCATGTACATGAGGCCTCTCTTCTCTGGGTTGGTCGAGGGGGGTCAGTGAAAGGTCACAATCAATCACAAAGACATACTCAaggagaaatatttaaaaaattgagcattaaatacagtatttattgtcacaaaaaaaaattgtaaatatgCTTTTATAGCAACACAATCAAAAAACAGGTTCTGAACAGACCTGCAAAATCCTTGGCCTCCTCTGTGGGCACAGTCCTGAGGGTGTCCAGGTCTCTCTTGTTTCCCACCAGCATGACCACGATGTGAGGGTCCGCATGTTCAAACAGCTCTTTCAACCATTGATCTGCACTCTCATAGGTCAGGTGCTTGCTAATGTCGAAGACCAACAGTGCTCCAACTGCTCCCCTGTAATACCTGAGTCCACCAGAAGAGAAACATATATGAGTTGGAACTGGTTATTAAAAACTGGAAGCTGTTATTATTGCAAAATATGTGAAGGAGGTGTGACTGTTAATTGCATGCAGTAAAATCAGTGTTACTTAAACTGGTGCCTATGTGTGAGCCAACACtgatgtgaaatgtttttttttttttcatgtctgactcatatgtgtgtgtgtggtagaagtgagggaggagaaggaggaaaggaTGGGGCAGAAAAGAGGAGGCAGAGGTAAACAGGGGAGAAAGGAAGCAAGAGAAGAAACAAGGAAGGTACACAGGAAAGGAGATGATGAGGAAAGAGCAGACAAAACGAGGAAAGGAGGTGAGGAAGAAGCAGAAAGGGAGGTAGaggtagtatatatatatatatatatacacacaaatgtatatacatatatgtgtatatatatatatatatatatacacatatatgtatgtatatatatacatacatatatacacatatatatatatacatacatatatacacacatatatatacacatacatatatacacacacatatatatatatatatatatacatacatacatgtatatatacaatatataaagagcgtgcatgtgtgtgtatgtgtgtgtgggtaccCACGCTGAGGTGATAGCCCTGTAGCGTTCAAGCCCAGCAGTGTCCCAGATTTGGGCTTTGATGGTGTGGTTGTCCAGCTGAACAGTCCGCGTGCTAAACTCGACGCCGATGGTGGTGCGACTGTCGTGATTGAACTCGTTCTTAGTGAAGCGAGACAGAAGGTTGCTTTTTCCTACGCCAGACTCCCCTATCAAAACAACTGAACAAGAACAGACAGGAACAGCTGAAATGCATTCATTGAAAATACTTGGTTTGAATAACACATCAGGGCCTTTTTATTTAACACATGAAgtgcaaaaatataaatcaatcaaaatgacaACTTTCTGTGCCGAGTCAGATATCCTTCATCTCATCTAACACGTGTAGACTTGCTGTCACCCTCACGACACTGACATCAGATAAACGTGGCACTATGGCTGACTTCACGCTGGAATGAATGGAATTAAGTCATGTGCAGTTTATGTCCATCAAAGTGTAACCTTACAGGATATATAGTGATGTGAAACATGTAAGATTTGTTTCTTTgttaggtcaaaggtcaaatgatTTAAAGCCAAATGGACAGAAAGCCATCACCTCCTCCTTTACTCCCTCCCCCTCTTTTCCCCGGAAACTGGAGCAAGCAGTTACAACCAGATCTGCACCTGACAGCTCACAGAAGCAACACACACTACATACTTTTTATCTCTTTAACACAATCACAGTTATGCACACATGACTCACCTTTGAAGACAAAGTTGTACGACTCATCAGAGGCCATGCTGCATTTAGTGGCGAAGGCTTTTCACTTCGTAAATATCCTGAAGCCACTATCAATATTTGTTCCCAACAGAGCAGGAGTCGCAAAACGgatagaaagaaaaacagatgtaatctcactctttctccctctcctgtgtggagagagagtgagggtgAAAatgaagagacaaagagagcagGTTCAGCTGCCTCCACCTGCTTCCTTCTTTAACTGAGGATAGGGTTTGCTCCTGGATTGAGGACAGGCAGGAAAGAGCCCTGTGGCCAGCCGATCCCTCATCAGCTGACACCCAAGGGAGGGCCAGGGGGAGGAGAGCAGGTGGAACAGGTAGAACCACTGGCAGGAACAGACGCCACCCATCCTTTCATTTGTATGACAATAAACCTGACCGAACAGGTGCATCTCTGTGCGACAATATGGCGACATTTTTCCACTTGTCTGACGCCTTCAGGGACGTGGGTAGAGATTTAATTTGGCCTGTAGTAGTAATTTACAGTTTGGTTTTCATTGTACATGTAATAATTGAGTTATAACACAGTCTAAAAGCATTAATAGGAATGTGGCAACCAGGAAATTTAGAGCTCAGACTCACATGGTATTAAAGTTATCTTTT
This genomic interval from Centropristis striata isolate RG_2023a ecotype Rhode Island chromosome 14, C.striata_1.0, whole genome shotgun sequence contains the following:
- the LOC131985123 gene encoding ras-related protein Rab-25-like yields the protein MASDESYNFVFKVVLIGESGVGKSNLLSRFTKNEFNHDSRTTIGVEFSTRTVQLDNHTIKAQIWDTAGLERYRAITSAYYRGAVGALLVFDISKHLTYESADQWLKELFEHADPHIVVMLVGNKRDLDTLRTVPTEEAKDFAEKRGLMYMETSALDSTNVEQAFNEVLTAIHKKVASREVTRGSISAVTLSSHLGPTSEAQGHRNCCNSS